The following are from one region of the Rhipicephalus microplus isolate Deutch F79 chromosome 1, USDA_Rmic, whole genome shotgun sequence genome:
- the LOC142802193 gene encoding uncharacterized protein LOC142802193 isoform X1, whose product MRQLLGGPSVSQEEKLLRELFLQRLPQSMVPVLVAAGDFPLETLAEMADHVADYSRTHSLNAVTTPPPATVADPVLASIENRLDALVRHLDDFVPAHRRPSSRFQIHSRSSTPPRSPDLRPPDAPPDVSSSIMRWYHRRFGASARKCTHPCSWSGKGDDRPLTAASGTGRKSCRLFYVSDKITGACFLVDTGAQVSVIPASCADRHRNEQTCPLQAINNSAIRTYDQRSLTLDLRLRRTSRWIFILADVSQAVLGADFLSFFNLARDMHAHRLIDLQHPPLHQRCTLYFLANRTASSHTCFAVCKNTRRLSQHHEAANQRVTGEAFHHSPHCDHWTSRFYTTPSAIWRTPRHRPP is encoded by the coding sequence atgcgccagctccttggcggcccctccgtctctcaagaggagaagctgttacgtgagttgttcctccagcgcttaccgcagagcatggtcccggtcctcgtagctgcaggagatttCCCACTAGagacactcgctgaaatggctgaccatgtggcggactactcgcggacacatagcctcaacgctgttaccacaccgccaccggccaccgTTGCAGACCCGgtgctcgcgagcatcgagaaccgtttggacgcccttgtcaggcacctagatgactttgtacctgcgcatcgtcgaccgtcatccaggttccagatacacagtcgctcctcgacgcccccacgttctccagaccttcggccacccgacgcgccgccggacgtttcatcctcaattatgcgctggtaccaccgccgattcggtgcctctgctcgcaagtgcactcacccgtgctcctggtcgggaaaaggcgacgaccggccactgacggcggcaagtggtactggtcgaaagtcatgccgccttttctatgtttctgataagatcactggcgcttgcttcctagtcgacacaggagcccaggttagcgtcattccggcctcgtgtgcagatcgccatcgcaacgaacagacctgcccactccaagcgatcaacaattccgccattcgcacatacgaccaacgctctcttacacttgaccttaGACTACGCCGTACGTCTCGCTGGATTTTCAtactcgctgacgtctcgcaggctgttcttggagctgacttcctcagcTTTTTCAACCTTGCTAGGGACATGCATGCTCACCGCCTCATTGATCTccaacacccgcctctccatcaacggtgtactctgtacttcctcgccaaccggactgcgagctctcacacctgcttcgccgtatgcaaaaatactcgacgactttcccagcatcacgaagctgcaaaccagagagtcaccggtgaagcattccatcactcaccacattgtgaccactggacctcccgtttttacacgaccccgtcggctatctggagaacgcctcgccatcgcccgccgtga
- the LOC142802193 gene encoding uncharacterized protein LOC142802193 isoform X2 — protein sequence MEAVGLLRNGGIPGHVVNLAASAPWCFHGIFTDVLALCRLILSRKRGAAAAPRKEQAPSKLPKLSSTETARSLCGIENHCKECLISTLCCSFIAEDEVDHSRGTSRCVLCL from the exons atggaggctgtagggctgcttaggaatggtggaatccctggacatgtggtcaaccttgctgcatcagctccttggtgttttcacggcatctttacagatgtgttag cTTTATGCAGGTTGattttgagcagaaaacgaggagcggcagcagcccccagaaaagagcaagcaccctccaagcttccgaagctctcttcgacagaaacagcaaggtcactgtgtggcattgaaaaccattgcaaggagtgccttatcagtacactgtgctgctctttcatcgcagaagacgaagttgaccactccagaggaacttcacgctgtgtatt gtgcctatga